In the genome of Phragmitibacter flavus, the window TCAGCTTGGTGAGGAAGACGGCGGTGGGACGGAGCATGGAAGTCGGAAGTCGGAAGTCGGAAGTCGGAAGTCGGAATTATGCCGAGGGATTTTGGTTGAGCTGTCTGGCGATGAGGTTGAGGCGGCGAATGCAGGTCCAGAGGGTGCCGATGGCCATGAAGAGAAGGGTGAACCACATGACGGAGTGGCCGTGGTTGCCGGGGTTCCAGAGCCAGAGTTCGGCGATGGACAGGAAGCAGGCGACCGTGAGGAGGAACATGCGATGTTGTTTGGCCATGGGACCAATGAAGCTCTGGGTGCCGGTGAGGGTGCCGCCGAGGACGCGAATGTAGGGGGCGGTGACGGCAAGGGCGACGACCAGCCAGCCGAGCGGGATGCCGTAGAGGACATGCTGGCTAAGGGTGCCGATGAGCGCGAAGTTGCAGCAGCCTCCTTCGGCGATGGGTTTTGCGATGTCGAAATGTAACAGGTGGTTGCTGGCGGTGTAGCCGGCGGCGGCGAGGAAGAGGATGTCGGCGATGCGGTCAGGGACTTCGTTGTAGAGGCCGCCGGTCGGGCTTTTTTTGCCGCCTTCGATGGCAACCATGCCGTCGAGGAGGTTGCAGAGAAGGCGAAGCTGGATGCAGGTGGCGGCTCCGAACCAGAGGAGGG includes:
- a CDS encoding CDP-alcohol phosphatidyltransferase family protein, whose protein sequence is MASDPVEGARRELKTRQAGWAKKLAAFLVKTPITPNIISVISILFAVLGAICFIMIPTAPCQWGGTLLWFGAATCIQLRLLCNLLDGMVAIEGGKKSPTGGLYNEVPDRIADILFLAAAGYTASNHLLHFDIAKPIAEGGCCNFALIGTLSQHVLYGIPLGWLVVALAVTAPYIRVLGGTLTGTQSFIGPMAKQHRMFLLTVACFLSIAELWLWNPGNHGHSVMWFTLLFMAIGTLWTCIRRLNLIARQLNQNPSA